The following nucleotide sequence is from Triticum dicoccoides isolate Atlit2015 ecotype Zavitan chromosome 7B, WEW_v2.0, whole genome shotgun sequence.
GTGTATACGCGATGGACCCCGACCACTGATGTTTATGGCCCCAACCTATTTGCTGTATCATTGTGTATGACAATCACCTATGTTTATGGCGTCATGTTCTGCATTTGCCCACTAATGCATGCTGATCTGAGTATCTGGGTATTGATTACTGATGCAGCATTGCACATGACAACTCAAATATTTAGTTGCACAAATAAAAGTAAAAGGTTGCTCCTTTATTTTTTGAATCCGTGTCAACTTTGACTAGTTTGGTATTTACCGAAACCATAGCATATTTGGTTCCATACTCTATTTATATTTGCATGTTTGATTTTTAATGTTGGAAATTATATAATATCATTTCAGTTGCTACATATGATCAGAATTGGCTAACTATTGTTTGTGCTTTGATACAGCAAATGTCTATCACCGAGATTTGAAGCCCAAGAATGTGCTTGCCAATGCAAATTGCAAACTTAAAATTTGTGACTTTGGTTTGGCGAGAGTTGCATTCAATGATGCACCTACGACAGTCTTCTGGACAGTAAGTAATATCTTTTGTTATTGTATCTCAATAGCATATGTTATTGGTTGACCTTGCATTACTCAAAGTTTCTGTCTTGATTGTTTTAAGTTCCGACTGCCCCTTCGATCAGCTATTTATCACAGTTCGTAATTGATTGTATTGTCATGTGACAACACATTACATGGTGCAGCTAACAAATAGCCGGTGGTGTATTTACTCCCAACATTATTCTTGTGACACCCACTGTTAGTCATATTATTAACTAACAATTGGAGATTTACTAGCACCGAATTATGCTTTGTTCCCTGTTGTCATGTTGAACTTCAGGTTGCCTCATTCGAGACACAATGGTTCTAACAAAGGGAAAGTGAATATCTAATGATCAGTGCACTGTCAGTCTGTCACATACAAGTTGAAATAAGTTGTCATCTAGTTTTACTTTTAAGTGGGTCTTCACGAAGCCATTTCCTCATTCTTTGGTTTTAGGGTGGGATTGGGGTTGACGGTTGTGCAGCTAACCATTAATTTAGGGCTTTGGGGCTGCTCTGGAGCCTTTCATTGCTCATCCAATGTTTTCTATTCCTGTCAAATGAACTTCTAAATTAAAATAAACTTCGCTTTTCAGGATTATGTGGCAACGAGATGGTATAGAGCACCTGAACTTTGTGGGTCCTTCTATTCCAAGGTAAGCAATGTTACGAACTTATGATTAATCAGAAGTTAGAGAGCTCGACATGTATACATATAGATGATGCCAACCTAATAGGCATTATTTTTGTGTGATGGTACTGGTGCTGGTAAATGACATTGTTGGGATGTGGGTCTGGAACTTGATATCCCGTGCCTGTTGAGTCACCTCACCTTGTAGTGAGCATGAGGGAGTTGGCCATGGGGTGAGTATGAGGGAAATTACAGCAGTGAAGCAGCAAGATAAACAGTACACTGAAATTGAGTTTAAGTGGTAAACAGTAAAGATACTCTTTTGCTCGCGCCATCTGGACTGTCCATTGCTTCTTGTCTTGATCAGTCTGGATCATTGGTTAACTGAAGTGCCAATAGGAATACAACACTAGTGGGttcagtcagggtcctgacagtcgAGTCACCTCACATTGTAGTGAGTATTGAGGGAATTGCCATGAGGCGCTTTTGACTTCTTTTTAATATTTGGATTTGTCTGTCTTATATGCCTATAGCACCCAAATAAAATTGTAATGCATCGTTTACACCTGTATGCGCAAATTTGAGCAGAAAAGTTGATGCCATCAACTCATCATATACTTGTAAATCAGCAAATGTCCCATGGCAAATTGGCAATAAAGAAGTAACACTCATGATTCATAAGCCCATATTGTATGCTGTTTAAACTTGTAACTGTGCTGTCATATGGCTGCAAACAATAGAATGATGGATAGCACTGCAAGGTTGGAACTCCATGTCTTTGCGTATATCACTAAATGTTTGTATACATATTGTATACCAAGGACCACTGCAGTTTTAGACCACATCATTACCAATTTACAGAGAGAAGGTAGATAGCAACTATCACTAACAACCTTCCGCAAGTAAATGGATCCCTTCAGCACAATTTCTTTTGCTCATGCTGCTTATTGCAAAGTTGGAAAACATATCCGTTACTTGAGCAACCGAACAGTGCATAGTATTAGTTGGGTTAAAGAAATATTCAGCTAATTACAAATCGTCTTATTTGGTATTGACCACAGTTGTGGCATTATTTTTCTGTTATATTTCTTTTGTAAACAAGATCTTCCCCCGGTCCTGATTTTAGTTGGTATGGCCAATTGTTCGTGGCACTGAAATTTACCATCTTTTGGGTTGCAGTATACACCAGCTATTGATATATGGAGTATAGGGTGCATTTTTGCCGAGGTGTTGATTGGAAAGCCTCTATTTCCTGGTAAAAATGTTGTTCACCAGCTGGATTTGATAACTGATGTTCTGGGGACACCTTCATTAGATGCTATTTCTCAGGTATGGATCTTTGGAAGTTTGCTGTCAAAGTTATAGTTCTGTCTGCTTATAAAATTTTCTGCTGTCCTACCTCTGCTAAGGTGCGGAATGACAAGGCAAgaaaatatctgacatgcatgcggAAGAAACAGCCTGCTTCCTTTTCGCAGAAATTTCCAAAGGCTGACCCATTAGCATTACGATTGCTTAGGAGGCTTCTAGCTTTTGATCCAAAGGATCGTCCCTCTGCTGAAGAGGTATGCGATATATATGAACTTAACTGGTCCCATGTTCTGCATCTGGCAGTACAAGATATTGTGATCTTGATATATCTGCTAATTGTAGGCATTGGCAGATCCATACTTTAATGGACTAGCAAAGGTAGAGCGAGAACCATCTTGTCAACCGATACCAAAAATTGAATTCGAATTTGAGGGTCGTAGAGTAACAAAGGAGGACATCAAGGAACTGATCTTTGAAGAAATTTTGGAGTATCATCCTCAATTACTGAAGGAGCATATCAGTGGAACAGACAGACGAAACTTTGTTCATTTAAGGTTAGATATGTTATTGCACACTTGTTTATCTTCTCTTAGTCATCATCATCCATGTCTGATATGCTTGCATCTTCTGGTATTGCAGTGCTGTTGACCAATTTAAGAAACGCTTCGCTGAACTCGAGGAAAATGGTGGCGAAAATGGATCAGCTGTTTCGTCACAGAGGAAACATTCTTCTTTGCCAAGGTAAATGTCTTATTTCCAACTCAAATCTCTTTTACTGGGAGGGGATCTCGACAGCGAATCATTTATACAAGGGATGATCCATTATGTATTGATATCACCAATGATGCAACAGGAAGAATAAAACATCCATTTTCAAACTGCTTGCACCCTTTCTTTTGGCAAAAGTCTCATCCCATTCAAGCATCTAGTCCTAACTAACAGACTTTGTTCTTTCTTCATTACTTTCTTATATTGCTGGTTCTAATATTGTAATTTTTGTAAAATGAAAGCTTTATTACCCCCGGCCTCAGCATCGTTGATACATGCATCCCTGATTATTACATTATTTATTACAAGCCATCAAAAAGCAACATAACCACACTAAACATTATAGGCCTAATGAAAAAGACAGGCCACACATATCATCACTAGAGAGTAGAGACTGAGAAGCCTCGCACTACTTCACTAGCACACCATCCAAACCAGGACATAAACTCCCTGGTAAGCCACTCTAACTTCTTGGTGCCAAGCTCTGTTGAGCTACACCTTCTGTAACAACGCCTATGATTGCAGCCAACTGATACACGATCGTAGCACCTGCCTGCAAGATTGGACATTGTTGtaaaaaaataatactccctccaatccaaattAATTGAGGCCGCATTTAGATTCCTTGTAGATAAATATAGAGGTGTTTATTTTGAACCTGTATCTTACCATCTGCTCAGCAATTCTCAGCCGGAAACATAACGATGATCTGTGACCTATATTCTTTACAGGTGTGTTTGAAAAGAACACGACAATCCAAACAGGGCCTGACGCAGCCTCTATACAACATTGTATAGAGGTTGTATAGAGACCGTGtcaatttggatcggagggagtactgttTCTACAAAGCCAAATAGACCAAAAAACTGCTCCAGTCCCAACCATAATAAAGCGATTATAGTGATTTACCTACCCCCCTGCAGCCACGTCCCAAATATGTGTGAAATACTACAAGATGCAGTAATGTTAAATGCTAAATAAACAGCCTGCCATGCAATGCATGCTAACACGCAATAAAAGAATGCTGAATGGTCTCCTGTTCATAGCAAAAGCTGCATTGCGTGTCCTGCTGTCATTTACATTTAAGTATTTAACCAAATTATCTTTTGTGAGGATAACCCCCTGGCAAAGAAACGGAAGGAACACCTTTGATTGCTGGTTCTAATAGTCAGTAGAAAGTAGACATTTGCGGCACTGTTTTCCTGAATTATAAAATGTTAGGTTGATCTTGACGAAGAATCGTTGAAGGTTTCATCCAAATCAAACCATCGTACTTGTGAACCTCGATTAATGAAAAGTAGTTGGAAAAGGTCAAATCTTTCTCCAAATTTTCTGTTACTAGTAGCTATAATGCACATTTTCCCTAGCAATGATTGACATGACTGAGGTATGTGCGTCTTTTTCTCCTTTGAAGCTATTAAATAAAATTAACATGCAGAGCGACTGTTAAGATTAAGATGATCCTAGTGAGACCCTGGAAGATTTAGTTTCTTGTGATGCCTTTCTGTCAATGTGTCTTGCTTGAAATTCTGACAATTGATGACCTATGGTCCCCCCGCCCCGGCGCCCCTGACACAAGTATAGCCCAACGGGATGCAGCTTCAGTGAcgtaaaggcacctgcctttgggtccctgacatgtgggccagccacctgtcagGCCCACATTCATaggcacaaaggcaggtgccttaaggcaccgaagcgtaGTCCAGCCCAACGGTAGTGCACCCTGCTAAAATACCTTCAAAGGATCATATGCAGACGGCATCATCTAGTACAAAGCATGCAGTTGATGCATCTTGGAAAGTACAAATTCAGAGAGTATACATTGCTCAAAGAGAGTTAAACATCACGTTGTCTACATTTGTTAAGTTAACATTTTTCGTTTCACTACCATCAAAGAGAGTTAAAAATCTTCTGGATGATGTTGTGGGGTTACTAATGCCTTCCTTCTTTTGCAGGCAATCCTTCAACCCTCGTTAGACGTGTAATGTCCTGTACAGTCAAAACTCACAGGAAAGATCCAAGAAGCTTACCATCTGTACTCCCTTGGCAACCAAATATCAAGCACCGCACTCTCAGAACCCAGTATCTAGTGGGCCAGTGCTTGATGCAACAGGTCCAACTCCCAACACAATATGTGCCTGGAGGAATGTGTGTAGACTCCAGATCAGGGAACTTGTACTTCTATCTGCATCATGGTATAAGGGTTGATATACCAGGTCACAGTACCGCACAGGCAGTCTGTTCCTAATGGCTCAGTTCCGGCTGTACGTTGCAGCATGGCGTTGCCAGGGATGTTTCGAGCTGGGTTATCGGCATTGAATCATGGAGGACTGACTTTCTTATTTGTCAGTCCCCCAAATCATGGAGGTCGAACCTAGGATTCCAGCTTCATCTTGTACATGGGATGTTTCACAGCTTCTTTGCAACCGAGCCCCCCAAATGTACCAGACAGTTGGATCATAATGTGCCTCCTAGGGATTGCGTTGCAAAGCTCGTTTGTTCTGAATGATGAAACTTTTTCCATGGGAAGCTGTGAGGTGGCTAGGTCAAAGAACATGATCGTCGCGATTTACATCAACCAGTTGTTTAAGAAATACTCCTACATTTTAACGCGAGGGACCTTGCTGTGTTTAGCAGTGTGTTAACCAAAGAAACTTGAGCATATAGTCTGAATCATTTCCAATAGTTGCTGTAAAGAAATGTGCGAAAGGTCGAATGCCAGAGACCAAATTAACTGTTCTGATGAGCTGGGTAAATAAATTGTTTGTCTCCGTCGATATTGATGTTGTTGAGATTCTGTTCATACATCTTTGCTCAGATGTATGCCAATTGCTTTTATGTGGTGTATTTTGTATGATAGCATAGCATGCCCAGTAACAGCGTGACGACATTGGTTGTGTCTCCTAGCAGCTGTCCGGAGTTATTCGTAAACTTGAGAATCCGTTGAAGTGTAACTTCCACACTGAATCCATTTTCCTCggcaaaaaagaaaggaaaaaacgaGTGGTAGTTTTGTCATCTGTCAAGAAAGCAACGAACAATTTCAAAATGGAACATGTCGTCAATCTTAAAGCTCTCAGTAAGAGGGCATCTCCATGGCGACCCTCGAACAGGTAGTATCTGTCCGGACGCAGCTGCTGCGTTCAGACCCCGGAAGCCATACAGAGCTGACTCCCATCCGTTCGCGGAGCAGTCCAAATCATGATTTTTCTCAAACCGAAACCAAGCGTGGGAGCTTTGCAGGAGTTCGGACATGAGACACGTCGGACTCTGACACCCCTGACCCACAGAAAAGGAAGACAGAGCCCGCGCTTTTGTAGCGGCCCGTATTGTTTCCATGCTAAAATCCCCCACTCTCTTCTTCTACCCCGCCGCTCTCTATCCAATTACCGCCCTTTTTTCCCACTCTATTCTTCCTTCCCGTCGCCGACGCATGGAACCGGAGAAGAACCTGTCGGAaatggaggtggtggaggtgctagAGGATCCGAGCATCAGGCTCGCGTGAAAGATCAACTCGGCAACGCGACAAAATCGCCGCATTAAAGCGAAGGCCGCAAAGTAGGAAACGCTCAAGACGCGGAAGGTCGATGGAGGGCGTGCTGGTGGCGGACATGCTGGTCGCGAACGTGGTGGGGGTCGTAGCCTGGGCCGTGGTGACCCGATGGTGTCGCCCACCGTGCAAACACCGCCATGGACGGACCATTAAGGCTCCGTAATACCACACCGCCAAGCAACTCGGTAGGCAGTAGTCCACGGCAACCGCCGCCGGCCAAGTGCCATACATTGTCGACGTCAACGTGGCGCAGTTGCTCTTCACAGATTGTAACAACCCGGTTCCGATAAGGATCCAAGTCTCCTGTGCTAAGTGTGCTATCCCTGGATCAATAGCTAGCACATACAATACTCGATGAAAGCAGaaaatcacatgtaaaaagtaaaCGTGAATACCGTTAATCCATACATCGGAAATATCAACATAGGTTGTGGAGTCCCACTAACACCAATGGTGAACTGAGTGTAGACATCGTAAGCCTAATACAACACTTACTCGTCGTATAATAtcatgcaacatgaaacgttgcagttgTGTAGGTCAATATGTTGAATATACTGGCAAGTCACACCACAAGAGATTATGAAAGTACTACtactacatgcaatatggctggtgaAAGGTTCTAAATTTAATTTGCATAAAACTGATTTTTCCCCTATCATTAAAATGAATATCAAATTATTACTACAAAGCTTAATATATGATTGGGATGgttccttgataacccacaagtataggggatcatttgtagccttcttcgataaataagagtgtcgaacccaacgtggagctaaaggtaaaacaaaatattccctcaagttctatcgatcacCGATACAACTTTACGCACACTTTAACTTTACTTTACGGAGAACAAGTgtaaaactattttgtaggtgtgatgctagaattactt
It contains:
- the LOC119336339 gene encoding mitogen-activated protein kinase 11 produces the protein MQNSDLRKKSAAEIDFFTEYGDTNRYKVLEVIGKGSYGLVCSANDTQTGEKVAIKKIHNIFEHISDAARILREIKLLRLLRHPDVVEIKHILLPPSKKDFKDIYVVFELMESDLHQVIKANDDLTREHYQFFLYQMLRALKYMHTANVYHRDLKPKNVLANANCKLKICDFGLARVAFNDAPTTVFWTDYVATRWYRAPELCGSFYSKYTPAIDIWSIGCIFAEVLIGKPLFPGKNVVHQLDLITDVLGTPSLDAISQVRNDKARKYLTCMRKKQPASFSQKFPKADPLALRLLRRLLAFDPKDRPSAEEALADPYFNGLAKVEREPSCQPIPKIEFEFEGRRVTKEDIKELIFEEILEYHPQLLKEHISGTDRRNFVHLSAVDQFKKRFAELEENGGENGSAVSSQRKHSSLPRQSFNPR